One Hippocampus zosterae strain Florida chromosome 4, ASM2543408v3, whole genome shotgun sequence genomic window carries:
- the LOC127599353 gene encoding uncharacterized protein LOC127599353 isoform X2, whose amino-acid sequence MENTNDQPLQSQMWLLNPLYCLRVRCNIHQMTKTIPNETTLRENCCDTAGPGNIHQMTKTIPNETTLRENCCDTAGPSNIHQMTKTIPNETTLQENCCDTAGPGNIHQMTKTIPNETTLQENCCDTAGPGNIHQMTKTTPKEATLHELCCDSAGPSNIHQMTKTTPKEATLLEPCCDTAGPSKIHQMTKTTPKEATLHELCCDSAGPSNIHQMTKTTPKEATLHELCCDSAGPSNIHQMTKTTPKEATLPEPCCDSAGPSNIHQMTKTTPKEATLLEPCCDTAGPSKIHQMTKTTPKEATLLEPCCDTAGPSKKKKKKLCHPSRAQSQAAAPPH is encoded by the exons ATGGAGAACACAA ATGACCAGCCTTTACAGTCACAGATGTGGCTCCTCAACCCTCTGTACTGCCTCAGAGTCAGAtgcaacatacaccag atgaccaagacaatacccaatgagactactttaagagaaaactgttgcgatactgctggtccaggcaacatacaccag atgaccaagacaatacccaatgagactactttaagagaaaactgttgcgatactgctggtccaagcaacatacaccag atgaccaagacaatacccaatgagactactttacaagaaaactgttgcgatactgctggtccaggcaacatacaccag atgaccaagacaatacccaatgagactactttacaagaaaactgttgcgatactgctggtccaggcaacattcaccag atgactaaGACAACACCGAAAGAGGCGACTTTACATGAACTCTGTTGTGAtagtgctggtccaagcaacataCATCAG atgactaagacaacacccaaagaggcgactttacttgaaccctgttgtgatactgctggtccaagcaaaatacatcag atgaccaagacaacaccGAAAGAGGCGACTTTACATGAACTCTGTTGTGAtagtgctggtccaagcaacataCATCAG atgactaaGACAACACCGAAAGAGGCGACTTTACATGAACTCTGTTGTGAtagtgctggtccaagcaacataCATCAG atgaccaagacaacacccaaagaggcgactttacctgaaccctgttgtgatagtgctggtccaagcaatATACATCAG atgactaagacaacacccaaagaggcgactttacttgaaccctgttgtgatactgctggtccaagcaaaatacatcag atgaccaagacaacacccaaagaggcgactttacttgaaccctgttgtgatactgctggtccaagcaaaaaaaaaaaaaaaaagctctgtcaTCCAAgcagggctcagagtcaagccgctgctCCTCCGCATTGA
- the LOC127599353 gene encoding uncharacterized protein LOC127599353 isoform X5: MENTNDQPLQSQMWLLNPLYCLRVRCNIHQMTKTIPNETTLRENCCDTAGPGNIHQMTKTIPNETTLRENCCDTAGPSNIHQMTKTIPNETTLQENCCDTAGPGNIHQMTKTIPNETTLQENCCDTAGPGNIHQMTKTIPNETTLQENCCDTAGPGNIHQMTKTTPKEATLHELCCDSAGPSNIHQMTKTTPKEATLLEPCCDTAGPSKIHQMTKTTPKEATLHELCCDSAGPSNIHQMTKTTPKEATLHELCCDSAGPSNIHQMTKTTPKEATLLEPCCDTAGPSKIHQMTKTTPKEATLLEPCCDTAGPSKKKKKKLCHPSRAQSQAAAPPH, encoded by the exons ATGGAGAACACAA ATGACCAGCCTTTACAGTCACAGATGTGGCTCCTCAACCCTCTGTACTGCCTCAGAGTCAGAtgcaacatacaccag atgaccaagacaatacccaatgagactactttaagagaaaactgttgcgatactgctggtccaggcaacatacaccag atgaccaagacaatacccaatgagactactttaagagaaaactgttgcgatactgctggtccaagcaacatacaccag atgaccaagacaatacccaatgagactactttacaagaaaactgttgcgatactgctggtccaggcaacattcaccag atgaccaagacaatacccaatgagactactttacaagaaaactgttgcgatactgctggtccaggcaacatacaccag atgaccaagacaatacccaatgagactactttacaagaaaactgttgcgatactgctggtccaggcaacattcaccag atgactaaGACAACACCGAAAGAGGCGACTTTACATGAACTCTGTTGTGAtagtgctggtccaagcaacataCATCAG atgactaagacaacacccaaagaggcgactttacttgaaccctgttgtgatactgctggtccaagcaaaatacatcag atgaccaagacaacaccGAAAGAGGCGACTTTACATGAACTCTGTTGTGAtagtgctggtccaagcaacataCATCAG atgactaaGACAACACCGAAAGAGGCGACTTTACATGAACTCTGTTGTGAtagtgctggtccaagcaacataCATCAG atgactaagacaacacccaaagaggcgactttacttgaaccctgttgtgatactgctggtccaagcaaaatacatcag atgaccaagacaacacccaaagaggcgactttacttgaaccctgttgtgatactgctggtccaagcaaaaaaaaaaaaaaaaagctctgtcaTCCAAgcagggctcagagtcaagccgctgctCCTCCGCATTGA
- the LOC127599353 gene encoding uncharacterized protein LOC127599353 isoform X1: MENTNDQPLQSQMWLLNPLYCLRVRCNIHQMTKTIPNETTLRENCCDTAGPGNIHQMTKTIPNETTLRENCCDTAGPSNIHQMTKTIPNETTLQENCCDTAGPGNIHQMTKTIPNETTLQENCCDTAGPGNIHQMTKTIPNETTLQENCCDTAGPGNIHQMTKTTPKEATLHELCCDSAGPSNIHQMTKTTPKEATLLEPCCDTAGPSKIHQMTKTTPKEATLHELCCDSAGPSNIHQMTKTTPKEATLHELCCDSAGPSNIHQMTKTTPKEATLPEPCCDSAGPSNIHQMTKTTPKEATLLEPCCDTAGPSKIHQMTKTTPKEATLLEPCCDTAGPSKKKKKKLCHPSRAQSQAAAPPH, from the exons ATGGAGAACACAA ATGACCAGCCTTTACAGTCACAGATGTGGCTCCTCAACCCTCTGTACTGCCTCAGAGTCAGAtgcaacatacaccag atgaccaagacaatacccaatgagactactttaagagaaaactgttgcgatactgctggtccaggcaacatacaccag atgaccaagacaatacccaatgagactactttaagagaaaactgttgcgatactgctggtccaagcaacatacaccag atgaccaagacaatacccaatgagactactttacaagaaaactgttgcgatactgctggtccaggcaacattcaccag atgaccaagacaatacccaatgagactactttacaagaaaactgttgcgatactgctggtccaggcaacatacaccag atgaccaagacaatacccaatgagactactttacaagaaaactgttgcgatactgctggtccaggcaacattcaccag atgactaaGACAACACCGAAAGAGGCGACTTTACATGAACTCTGTTGTGAtagtgctggtccaagcaacataCATCAG atgactaagacaacacccaaagaggcgactttacttgaaccctgttgtgatactgctggtccaagcaaaatacatcag atgaccaagacaacaccGAAAGAGGCGACTTTACATGAACTCTGTTGTGAtagtgctggtccaagcaacataCATCAG atgactaaGACAACACCGAAAGAGGCGACTTTACATGAACTCTGTTGTGAtagtgctggtccaagcaacataCATCAG atgaccaagacaacacccaaagaggcgactttacctgaaccctgttgtgatagtgctggtccaagcaatATACATCAG atgactaagacaacacccaaagaggcgactttacttgaaccctgttgtgatactgctggtccaagcaaaatacatcag atgaccaagacaacacccaaagaggcgactttacttgaaccctgttgtgatactgctggtccaagcaaaaaaaaaaaaaaaaagctctgtcaTCCAAgcagggctcagagtcaagccgctgctCCTCCGCATTGA
- the LOC127599353 gene encoding uncharacterized protein LOC127599353 isoform X19, with amino-acid sequence MENTNDQPLQSQMWLLNPLYCLRVRCNIHQMTKTIPNETTLRENCCDTAGPGNIHQMTKTIPNETTLRENCCDTAGPSNIHQMTKTIPNETTLQENCCDTAGPGNIHQMTKTIPNETTLQENCCDTAGPGNIHQMTKTIPNETTLQENCCDTAGPGNIHQMTKTTPKEATLHELCCDSAGPSNIHQMTKTTPKEATLPEPCCDSAGPSNIHQMTKTTPKEATLLEPCCDTAGPSKIHQMTKTTPKEATLLEPCCDTAGPSKKKKKKLCHPSRAQSQAAAPPH; translated from the exons ATGGAGAACACAA ATGACCAGCCTTTACAGTCACAGATGTGGCTCCTCAACCCTCTGTACTGCCTCAGAGTCAGAtgcaacatacaccag atgaccaagacaatacccaatgagactactttaagagaaaactgttgcgatactgctggtccaggcaacatacaccag atgaccaagacaatacccaatgagactactttaagagaaaactgttgcgatactgctggtccaagcaacatacaccag atgaccaagacaatacccaatgagactactttacaagaaaactgttgcgatactgctggtccaggcaacattcaccag atgaccaagacaatacccaatgagactactttacaagaaaactgttgcgatactgctggtccaggcaacatacaccag atgaccaagacaatacccaatgagactactttacaagaaaactgttgcgatactgctggtccaggcaacattcaccag atgactaaGACAACACCGAAAGAGGCGACTTTACATGAACTCTGTTGTGAtagtgctggtccaagcaacataCATCAG atgaccaagacaacacccaaagaggcgactttacctgaaccctgttgtgatagtgctggtccaagcaatATACATCAG atgactaagacaacacccaaagaggcgactttacttgaaccctgttgtgatactgctggtccaagcaaaatacatcag atgaccaagacaacacccaaagaggcgactttacttgaaccctgttgtgatactgctggtccaagcaaaaaaaaaaaaaaaaagctctgtcaTCCAAgcagggctcagagtcaagccgctgctCCTCCGCATTGA
- the LOC127599353 gene encoding uncharacterized protein LOC127599353 isoform X11 — MENTNDQPLQSQMWLLNPLYCLRVRCNIHQMTKTIPNETTLRENCCDTAGPGNIHQMTKTIPNETTLRENCCDTAGPSNIHQMTKTIPNETTLQENCCDTAGPGNIHQMTKTIPNETTLQENCCDTAGPGNIHQMTKTIPNETTLQENCCDTAGPGNIHQMTKTTPKEATLHELCCDSAGPSNIHQMTKTTPKEATLHELCCDSAGPSNIHQMTKTTPKEATLPEPCCDSAGPSNIHQMTKTTPKEATLLEPCCDTAGPSKIHQMTKTTPKEATLLEPCCDTAGPSKKKKKKLCHPSRAQSQAAAPPH; from the exons ATGGAGAACACAA ATGACCAGCCTTTACAGTCACAGATGTGGCTCCTCAACCCTCTGTACTGCCTCAGAGTCAGAtgcaacatacaccag atgaccaagacaatacccaatgagactactttaagagaaaactgttgcgatactgctggtccaggcaacatacaccag atgaccaagacaatacccaatgagactactttaagagaaaactgttgcgatactgctggtccaagcaacatacaccag atgaccaagacaatacccaatgagactactttacaagaaaactgttgcgatactgctggtccaggcaacattcaccag atgaccaagacaatacccaatgagactactttacaagaaaactgttgcgatactgctggtccaggcaacatacaccag atgaccaagacaatacccaatgagactactttacaagaaaactgttgcgatactgctggtccaggcaacattcaccag atgactaaGACAACACCGAAAGAGGCGACTTTACATGAACTCTGTTGTGAtagtgctggtccaagcaacataCATCAG atgactaaGACAACACCGAAAGAGGCGACTTTACATGAACTCTGTTGTGAtagtgctggtccaagcaacataCATCAG atgaccaagacaacacccaaagaggcgactttacctgaaccctgttgtgatagtgctggtccaagcaatATACATCAG atgactaagacaacacccaaagaggcgactttacttgaaccctgttgtgatactgctggtccaagcaaaatacatcag atgaccaagacaacacccaaagaggcgactttacttgaaccctgttgtgatactgctggtccaagcaaaaaaaaaaaaaaaaagctctgtcaTCCAAgcagggctcagagtcaagccgctgctCCTCCGCATTGA
- the LOC127599353 gene encoding uncharacterized protein LOC127599353 isoform X6: MENTNDQPLQSQMWLLNPLYCLRVRCNIHQMTKTIPNETTLRENCCDTAGPGNIHQMTKTIPNETTLRENCCDTAGPSNIHQMTKTIPNETTLQENCCDTAGPGNIHQMTKTIPNETTLQENCCDTAGPGNIHQMTKTIPNETTLQENCCDTAGPGNIHQMTKTTPKEATLHELCCDSAGPSNIHQMTKTTPKEATLLEPCCDTAGPSKIHQMTKTTPKEATLHELCCDSAGPSNIHQMTKTTPKEATLPEPCCDSAGPSNIHQMTKTTPKEATLLEPCCDTAGPSKIHQMTKTTPKEATLLEPCCDTAGPSKKKKKKLCHPSRAQSQAAAPPH; the protein is encoded by the exons ATGGAGAACACAA ATGACCAGCCTTTACAGTCACAGATGTGGCTCCTCAACCCTCTGTACTGCCTCAGAGTCAGAtgcaacatacaccag atgaccaagacaatacccaatgagactactttaagagaaaactgttgcgatactgctggtccaggcaacatacaccag atgaccaagacaatacccaatgagactactttaagagaaaactgttgcgatactgctggtccaagcaacatacaccag atgaccaagacaatacccaatgagactactttacaagaaaactgttgcgatactgctggtccaggcaacattcaccag atgaccaagacaatacccaatgagactactttacaagaaaactgttgcgatactgctggtccaggcaacatacaccag atgaccaagacaatacccaatgagactactttacaagaaaactgttgcgatactgctggtccaggcaacattcaccag atgactaaGACAACACCGAAAGAGGCGACTTTACATGAACTCTGTTGTGAtagtgctggtccaagcaacataCATCAG atgactaagacaacacccaaagaggcgactttacttgaaccctgttgtgatactgctggtccaagcaaaatacatcag atgactaaGACAACACCGAAAGAGGCGACTTTACATGAACTCTGTTGTGAtagtgctggtccaagcaacataCATCAG atgaccaagacaacacccaaagaggcgactttacctgaaccctgttgtgatagtgctggtccaagcaatATACATCAG atgactaagacaacacccaaagaggcgactttacttgaaccctgttgtgatactgctggtccaagcaaaatacatcag atgaccaagacaacacccaaagaggcgactttacttgaaccctgttgtgatactgctggtccaagcaaaaaaaaaaaaaaaaagctctgtcaTCCAAgcagggctcagagtcaagccgctgctCCTCCGCATTGA
- the LOC127599353 gene encoding uncharacterized protein LOC127599353 isoform X3, which translates to MENTNDQPLQSQMWLLNPLYCLRVRCNIHQMTKTIPNETTLRENCCDTAGPSNIHQMTKTIPNETTLQENCCDTAGPGNIHQMTKTIPNETTLQENCCDTAGPGNIHQMTKTIPNETTLQENCCDTAGPGNIHQMTKTTPKEATLHELCCDSAGPSNIHQMTKTTPKEATLLEPCCDTAGPSKIHQMTKTTPKEATLHELCCDSAGPSNIHQMTKTTPKEATLHELCCDSAGPSNIHQMTKTTPKEATLPEPCCDSAGPSNIHQMTKTTPKEATLLEPCCDTAGPSKIHQMTKTTPKEATLLEPCCDTAGPSKKKKKKLCHPSRAQSQAAAPPH; encoded by the exons ATGGAGAACACAA ATGACCAGCCTTTACAGTCACAGATGTGGCTCCTCAACCCTCTGTACTGCCTCAGAGTCAGAtgcaacatacaccag atgaccaagacaatacccaatgagactactttaagagaaaactgttgcgatactgctggtccaagcaacatacaccag atgaccaagacaatacccaatgagactactttacaagaaaactgttgcgatactgctggtccaggcaacattcaccag atgaccaagacaatacccaatgagactactttacaagaaaactgttgcgatactgctggtccaggcaacatacaccag atgaccaagacaatacccaatgagactactttacaagaaaactgttgcgatactgctggtccaggcaacattcaccag atgactaaGACAACACCGAAAGAGGCGACTTTACATGAACTCTGTTGTGAtagtgctggtccaagcaacataCATCAG atgactaagacaacacccaaagaggcgactttacttgaaccctgttgtgatactgctggtccaagcaaaatacatcag atgaccaagacaacaccGAAAGAGGCGACTTTACATGAACTCTGTTGTGAtagtgctggtccaagcaacataCATCAG atgactaaGACAACACCGAAAGAGGCGACTTTACATGAACTCTGTTGTGAtagtgctggtccaagcaacataCATCAG atgaccaagacaacacccaaagaggcgactttacctgaaccctgttgtgatagtgctggtccaagcaatATACATCAG atgactaagacaacacccaaagaggcgactttacttgaaccctgttgtgatactgctggtccaagcaaaatacatcag atgaccaagacaacacccaaagaggcgactttacttgaaccctgttgtgatactgctggtccaagcaaaaaaaaaaaaaaaaagctctgtcaTCCAAgcagggctcagagtcaagccgctgctCCTCCGCATTGA
- the LOC127599353 gene encoding uncharacterized protein LOC127599353 isoform X10, producing MENTNDQPLQSQMWLLNPLYCLRVRCNIHQMTKTIPNETTLRENCCDTAGPGNIHQMTKTIPNETTLRENCCDTAGPSNIHQMTKTIPNETTLQENCCDTAGPGNIHQMTKTIPNETTLQENCCDTAGPGNIHQMTKTIPNETTLQENCCDTAGPGNIHQMTKTTPKEATLHELCCDSAGPSNIHQMTKTTPKEATLLEPCCDTAGPSKIHQMTKTTPKEATLPEPCCDSAGPSNIHQMTKTTPKEATLLEPCCDTAGPSKIHQMTKTTPKEATLLEPCCDTAGPSKKKKKKLCHPSRAQSQAAAPPH from the exons ATGGAGAACACAA ATGACCAGCCTTTACAGTCACAGATGTGGCTCCTCAACCCTCTGTACTGCCTCAGAGTCAGAtgcaacatacaccag atgaccaagacaatacccaatgagactactttaagagaaaactgttgcgatactgctggtccaggcaacatacaccag atgaccaagacaatacccaatgagactactttaagagaaaactgttgcgatactgctggtccaagcaacatacaccag atgaccaagacaatacccaatgagactactttacaagaaaactgttgcgatactgctggtccaggcaacattcaccag atgaccaagacaatacccaatgagactactttacaagaaaactgttgcgatactgctggtccaggcaacatacaccag atgaccaagacaatacccaatgagactactttacaagaaaactgttgcgatactgctggtccaggcaacattcaccag atgactaaGACAACACCGAAAGAGGCGACTTTACATGAACTCTGTTGTGAtagtgctggtccaagcaacataCATCAG atgactaagacaacacccaaagaggcgactttacttgaaccctgttgtgatactgctggtccaagcaaaatacatcag atgaccaagacaacacccaaagaggcgactttacctgaaccctgttgtgatagtgctggtccaagcaatATACATCAG atgactaagacaacacccaaagaggcgactttacttgaaccctgttgtgatactgctggtccaagcaaaatacatcag atgaccaagacaacacccaaagaggcgactttacttgaaccctgttgtgatactgctggtccaagcaaaaaaaaaaaaaaaaagctctgtcaTCCAAgcagggctcagagtcaagccgctgctCCTCCGCATTGA
- the LOC127599353 gene encoding uncharacterized protein LOC127599353 isoform X17, which produces MENTNDQPLQSQMWLLNPLYCLRVRCNIHQMTKTIPNETTLRENCCDTAGPGNIHQMTKTIPNETTLQENCCDTAGPGNIHQMTKTIPNETTLQENCCDTAGPGNIHQMTKTTPKEATLHELCCDSAGPSNIHQMTKTTPKEATLLEPCCDTAGPSKIHQMTKTTPKEATLHELCCDSAGPSNIHQMTKTTPKEATLHELCCDSAGPSNIHQMTKTTPKEATLPEPCCDSAGPSNIHQMTKTTPKEATLLEPCCDTAGPSKIHQMTKTTPKEATLLEPCCDTAGPSKKKKKKLCHPSRAQSQAAAPPH; this is translated from the exons ATGGAGAACACAA ATGACCAGCCTTTACAGTCACAGATGTGGCTCCTCAACCCTCTGTACTGCCTCAGAGTCAGAtgcaacatacaccag atgaccaagacaatacccaatgagactactttaagagaaaactgttgcgatactgctggtccaggcaacatacaccag atgaccaagacaatacccaatgagactactttacaagaaaactgttgcgatactgctggtccaggcaacatacaccag atgaccaagacaatacccaatgagactactttacaagaaaactgttgcgatactgctggtccaggcaacattcaccag atgactaaGACAACACCGAAAGAGGCGACTTTACATGAACTCTGTTGTGAtagtgctggtccaagcaacataCATCAG atgactaagacaacacccaaagaggcgactttacttgaaccctgttgtgatactgctggtccaagcaaaatacatcag atgaccaagacaacaccGAAAGAGGCGACTTTACATGAACTCTGTTGTGAtagtgctggtccaagcaacataCATCAG atgactaaGACAACACCGAAAGAGGCGACTTTACATGAACTCTGTTGTGAtagtgctggtccaagcaacataCATCAG atgaccaagacaacacccaaagaggcgactttacctgaaccctgttgtgatagtgctggtccaagcaatATACATCAG atgactaagacaacacccaaagaggcgactttacttgaaccctgttgtgatactgctggtccaagcaaaatacatcag atgaccaagacaacacccaaagaggcgactttacttgaaccctgttgtgatactgctggtccaagcaaaaaaaaaaaaaaaaagctctgtcaTCCAAgcagggctcagagtcaagccgctgctCCTCCGCATTGA
- the LOC127599353 gene encoding uncharacterized protein LOC127599353 isoform X13 gives MENTNDQPLQSQMWLLNPLYCLRVRCNIHQMTKTIPNETTLRENCCDTAGPGNIHQMTKTIPNETTLRENCCDTAGPSNIHQMTKTIPNETTLQENCCDTAGPGNIHQMTKTIPNETTLQENCCDTAGPGNIHQMTKTIPNETTLQENCCDTAGPGNIHQMTKTTPKEATLHELCCDSAGPSNIHQMTKTTPKEATLLEPCCDTAGPSKIHQMTKTTPKEATLHELCCDSAGPSNIHQMTKTTPKEATLHELCCDSAGPSNIHQMTKTTPKEATLLEPCCDTAGPSKKKKKKLCHPSRAQSQAAAPPH, from the exons ATGGAGAACACAA ATGACCAGCCTTTACAGTCACAGATGTGGCTCCTCAACCCTCTGTACTGCCTCAGAGTCAGAtgcaacatacaccag atgaccaagacaatacccaatgagactactttaagagaaaactgttgcgatactgctggtccaggcaacatacaccag atgaccaagacaatacccaatgagactactttaagagaaaactgttgcgatactgctggtccaagcaacatacaccag atgaccaagacaatacccaatgagactactttacaagaaaactgttgcgatactgctggtccaggcaacattcaccag atgaccaagacaatacccaatgagactactttacaagaaaactgttgcgatactgctggtccaggcaacatacaccag atgaccaagacaatacccaatgagactactttacaagaaaactgttgcgatactgctggtccaggcaacattcaccag atgactaaGACAACACCGAAAGAGGCGACTTTACATGAACTCTGTTGTGAtagtgctggtccaagcaacataCATCAG atgactaagacaacacccaaagaggcgactttacttgaaccctgttgtgatactgctggtccaagcaaaatacatcag atgaccaagacaacaccGAAAGAGGCGACTTTACATGAACTCTGTTGTGAtagtgctggtccaagcaacataCATCAG atgactaaGACAACACCGAAAGAGGCGACTTTACATGAACTCTGTTGTGAtagtgctggtccaagcaacataCATCAG atgaccaagacaacacccaaagaggcgactttacttgaaccctgttgtgatactgctggtccaagcaaaaaaaaaaaaaaaaagctctgtcaTCCAAgcagggctcagagtcaagccgctgctCCTCCGCATTGA